The DNA window TAAAGATCCCCGCCTAATGATGCCTAGACCTTaggttcaatttaaaaaagaactttAAACTATGAAGTTCATCCTAGGATTCATCTATCAACAAAATTggaaacttatatttttatggtcaaattgttttacttttattaGTTAATACAAAATCTCCAAATGTTATTCTTCTTCTTAACTAGCAGTATTAAAGGAGCAAATGGACTATTGTTATGCTTAATTATTCCATTTCTTATCATTTATTTCACCAActtctcaattttctttttatgcatataaaaattCTTGTACGATTTTATGTTGACTTACTTTTCCCCAAGAATTAATGGAATTTTACAATCCAAACTCCTGGTAGGTGGTAATTATATAGGCTTTGTAAGCATAATACTGAATTCTTTTAATAATGCTTCCACAACTAGATGTTGTACTgtattttatgttgatttaataAGAATTAgtcttcatgtttttcttttcaatcttttttctattgggttatctcaaTTATGAGTTTATAGTCTCGAGGTTAGCGGGTTAACTCtacttttttcattgttttttttttattttatttttcaatattgaattgtttgataattgagtgTCATAGTTTTATTAAGCTTGCTTTTGACAAGGTTACCCTGGTATCACGTTCAGGTCGTAAATTTAACATGCTAACTCAGATGGACTCGAATTGAGTTTTTTGGccttttttatgttgttaattttttttttgtaaatttatttattatcattgtatttttgttCATATTATTTGAAGTACTTGAGTTTATTAATCACAATTGAGTCAATTGTCCATTTTTTTAAGAACACTTGCATTGTTttggtatctttttttttctatattgaaaaaaattaagtcaaccTGAAGTATATCGCAAGCCCTATCTAATTAGAGTCTTTTTGGGAGTATAATAgatgttatattttaaagtatttttatttgaaaatatattaaaataatatattatttttattttaaaaaatatttttaatataagaataatctaaaaacagaaaaaataataataataatttgaaactaaaatatttttttaaaaaatataagttgaaTCGAAAAGGCAAATGAAAACTTagggaaaaccactttccaaactttcttgtgtttgtttgtcaatAGAAAcgttggtcaacagaaaacacttttcaatcaaAGGAAATTTTGGCTTgaaaacattcaatcaaatgtttttcttttattttgagcggaaaacactttccaaaagttgtgaaaaaattagaaatatcatcttatttgttgattatattaaaattgatcctcaaacttttgattgatatatattttgtttgaatgtttttttcaattttatctcttaaaatttgatttaatttaatttttatattaactttagtccttatttttatgattgttatttgtttttctcttattatttttttaattgaaattttttatctatcaaaccactttccaaactttctcgtgtttatttgtcattagaaaagttggtcaacagaaacactttctagtcaaaggaaattttaacttgatttccaggaaagtgtttttcttttattttgggcggaaaacactttccataaattgtgaaaaatttagaaatatcatattatttgcttattatatcaaatttgatcctcaaacttttgattgatatgtattttgtttgaatcttcttcttctttttttcaattttatcccttaaattttgatttttatattaactttagtcttcatttttatgattgttatttgcttttctcttatcatttttttaattgaaattttttatctatcaaatttggttttcattattttgattgttacttattttatttgaaataatttatgaaattgtaattactattattttaatttaatcatctttcattttttttatttgttagatttgatcttcattattttgattattatttattttatttgagataatttatgaaattaattttttttcaatttcattcttattcaaccttttaatttataagatttgttttttatttttttaataaacttaaaaaaaaattaataagttatttttcaattcattttctataaaataaccaaatactaaaaaatattttttaacttatttttcattacactgctactaaatattaaaaataatttattttttaaaaatttattttaaaaaaaatcattttaaaaaaaaaaaatttccagcAAAACAGAAACAAACGGGGCTTCGTTTGCTATAACCAATGTTATGCTGCTTCCACTAATTAGCATTACGTAACATTAACCCGTTTAAATCCACCCTCCAATGGAGATCCCAAACCCACCGTATTTCTCTTGTCATTCAGAGTCTTGTGCCCATCTCCTTCAAACTAGCCTTAAATCGAGAGACCctttaaaaggaaaatcaatCCATGCTCAGATGGTTAAATTAGGCCTTACCTTCAGTGTCTATTTAATGAACAACCTCATGAACTTGTATGCAAAAACCGGGTTTCATTTAGATGCCCACGATTTATTCAATGAAATGCCTGTGAAGACCACTTTCTCATGGAACACAATTCTTTCTGGGTATGCGAAGCAGGGAAAATTAGAGAAAGCCCATCAGGTTTTTGATTTAATACCTGTTCGTGATTCTGTTTCGTGGACTACGATAATCGTGGGTTATAATCAAATGGGTCGTTTTGAAGATGCGATAAAGATTTTTGTAGATATGGTGAAGGATAAAGTTTTGCCGACCCAGTTCACACTTACTAATGTCCTTGCTTCATGTGCTGCCACCGGGTCTCGAGGTATAGGGAAGAAGGTTCATTCTTTTGTTGTTAAATTAGGACTTCATGCGTGTGTTCCTGTTGCGAATTCGCTTTTAAATATGTATGCAAAGACAGGAGATTTGAAGATGGCCAAGGTTGTTTTTGATAGGATGAAGTTGAGGAACACATCAAGCTGGAATGCTATGATTTCCTTGCATATGAATTGTGGTAGGGTTGACCTCGCTCTTGCTCAGTTTGAGCTATTGAGTGAACGCGATATTGTTTCATGGAATTCAATGATTGCAGGATGCAATCAGCATGGTTTTGATAATGAAGCATTACAGTTCTTCTCTAGTATATTAAAAGATACGTCTCTGAAGCCTGATAGGTTTTCCCTAGCAAGTGCTTTATCGGCTTGTGCCAATCTTGAGAAGTTGAGTTTTGGTAAACAAATTCATGGTTATATTGTTCGGACAATGTTCGACGCTTCAGGAGCTGTGGGAAATGCTTTGATCTCAATGTATGCAAAGTCTGGAGGAGTTGAAATTGCTCGAAGAATCATAGAGCAGAGTGGGATTTCAGATCTTGATGTGATAGCTTTTACGGCCTTATTGAATGGATATGTCAAGCTTGGTGATATAACCCCAGCCAGACAAATATTTAACTCATTGAAAGACCCCGATGTGGTTGCTTGGACTGCCATGATTGTAGGTTATGTACAGAATGGCTTAAATAATGATGCTATAGAGGTATTCAAAACAATGGTTAGTGAAGGACCTCGGCCAAACAGTTTTACTCTAGCAGCTATGTTGAGTGCCAGTTCAAGTGTGACATCTTTGAATCATGGAAAACAAATTCATGCAAGTGCAATAAGATCAGGGGAGGCATTATCACCTTCTGTGGGCAATGCTCTGACTACGATGTATGCAAAAGCTGGAAGCATAAATGGTGCACGGAAAGTATTCAATCTTCTACGTCAGAACAGAGATACTGTCTCTTGGACTTCTATGATTATGGCTTTAGCTCAACATGGTCTTGGAGAAGAAGCCATAGAACTATTTGAACAGATGTTGACACTTGGTATCAAGCCTGACCATATAACTTATGTTGGGGTGCTCTCTGCCTGTACACATGGAGGATTGGTGGAGCAGGGCCGAAGctattttgatttgatgaaaaatGTACACAAAATTGATCCCACCCTGAGCCACTATGCATGCATGGTTGACCTATTTGGGCGTGCTGGATTGCTGCAAGAAGCATACAAATTTGTAGAAAATATGCCTATGGAACCAGATGTTATAGCTTGGGGTTCACTTTTATCTTCTTGTAAGGTTTATAAAAATGTTGATCTGGCAAAAGTTGCGGCAGAGAGACTGCTACTTATTGAGCCTAACAATAGTGGGGCATACTCTGCCCTTGCTAATGTGTATTCATCTTGTGGGAAATGGGATGATGCtgcaaaaattagaaaattgatGAAGGCTAGAGGAGTTAAAAAGGAGCAAGGACTTAGTTGGGTTCAGATCCAGAACAAAACCCATGTATTTGGAGTGGAGGATGGTCTTCACCCACAGAAAGACGAAATCTATAAGATGATGGACAAGATCTGGAAGGAGATAAAAAAGATGGGTTTTGCTCCAGACACTGAATCTGTATTGCATGACCTTGAAGTAGAGGTGAAAGATCAGATTCTTAGATATCACAGCGAGAAACTTGCCATCGCATTTGGGATAATAAGTACTCCAGAAAACACTACATTGCGGATCATGAAGAACCTTCGAGTCTGTAATGACTGTCACAATGCCATCAAATTTATCTCCAAGCTTGTGGACAGAGAAATAATTGTGAGAGATGCTACTCGTTTTCACCATTTCAAGGATGGTTCCTGTTCTTGTAAGGACTATTGGTAGACATAGCATTTAGAAACAAACTTCAATTGTCAAGTCTATAGAAGTTGGTTGATTCAGGATTTACTATGAAAAGGCAGATAGTTGGCATAGGAGGAAGTCACAGCTTTGGCTGATTCCCTACTCTTCAGCATTCTTGTTACCCATTTTTAGTCAACTCCTTATTGGAACTCTGCCTAATGTGTAAATCTGAAGAAGATTCTGGAGATGTGCGTGTTGTTCTCAGTCATGAAGGTCCGTCACAAATTCACAATGGCTTCTGCAGGGCTGTTTTCCTCAGAGATGGGACTGCCTTATTCCGGCAAGCTAAATATCTTTCACAGAGGACTGTCATATCCACCATTTCTATGCTAAACGGCTTTTGAGGATTCATAACAAATTTACAGCTGCTTCTGCAGGACTGTTTTTCTTGGAGGCGGGATTGCCGGTTCTGCTATGCTAAATAGCTTTGACTTCGTACGGTTACATCTGCTCCTCAAGTTGTGCCTACAACGCATGAACTCACTCGATTTGCTAGTTCTACTTCTAAAATTGAAGGATATATACTAGTATAGCTGCTGCAATCATATGTTGCATCCCATGGTGCCATGTGAAAAATAACCCCTCACTTCATTGAATTATCGGTCCATGATCCATCATAAACATCAACTACTACTAAAAAAAGTTTTCTGTTATCTTTTGCGTTTAGTGTAATGCTAACAAGTGCCTACAAGGCATTGGTAAGGAGCATATTGATTATACAATTATTTAtgcattagaaaataaaaatgctacCTTCAGTGGTGATGGATGTTTAGACATTATAAAACCTTAAGAATGTGGTCCTCCCTAAACGATCATACCAACTAAACTAAGCCTCCAGGAATCTCAGGCTAGCAGCCGTTTTCAGACTTGGTATTTCACTAATGAAGGATTGGTTCCCAAACTAGAGCAGTCGGGAGAAACATAAGCTTGTACATGCCAAAAAGGAgggagggaaaagaaaaggaagaagacgaCCTTGGATTATTTCATTTAAGTTCCAAACTGGATAATCAGTACAACCATTGTAGTTTCTGTGAAGTAGGCATCGCCGGAGAAACTCCACTACCACCTGTTAAACCCTCCCAGTAAATGAGAAAAAGGGCGGAGGAACTGGTATAGGAACATTGATGCCAAGCTGGATAGAAGCGAATCATGTTAAACATGCTTGCATTTCACTCCAAGTGCCTATTTCATGCAGAAATAAACACTCCACGAGATAAATTTTGTGAACCCTCTAATATGAGAAGATTAATGCTGAGAATCTTCAAGAAAATATCAAAGCTAAATCACCCTATAAGTAATTCTCCATTGTTCCTCTAATTTTGCATGAGTTATCAAATCTTTCCCAAAAAAAGGGTAATTGAAGCCAAATAACAAATAAGTTATCAGTCTGTCTGTAGCTCTAAATATTCTCCAATGAtacaagtgatttttttatttacctgcCCAGCATCTATTTCCGTTAATTGAATTCCtttcagcagcagcagcagcagatgtAGTGAATATGGCAGCTCCATTTCCACGCCTGTCAAAAGAGCATTAATATGTAAAATGTAAACAAGAAACACAGTTCATGGAAGGAAAATGATAAAGCAGGCAAGCGAGAAGTCAAGATGAGAAAGTAATTATTAATGTTCATGATATCAGGCTTCTTTAAAGCTGTCAGCCTGAAGGTTAGGAGAAAGAATAAACGATACCTGTTAATTCATTGCCATGCTAACTGTCAGATGCCTGATCATCATACAGAAACATAAAGGGTACCCGGAAGAACGGGGCCAAGAATTTTGATGATGCGAATCTAGATggtaaaaactttataattcacattaaaaaaaataaatttttatttaattaaataattaattaaaaaaaaacataaagactaattaaaaaaaaaactaaatgttaaaggatgaaatttaaaaaatattaagatatttgatctcgcaacACGGTTCATATAGtaaattgtgtttaataacaatatttattagaatataattcttatttaattaaacaattatcTATGCCAagaaaggttttaaaaaaagtcacaaaTAAAAGTGAACTGAATCAAACTGTAAAgcttaactataaaaaaattaatgttgaatgatgaaactaaaaaaaattgagtcaatcAGTGTTAATCCGCTGACCCTGTAACCATGAGCACATGATTGgggataacccaataaaaaaaaagtgaaaaaaaatcacaaagaccaattcccaaaaaattaaatgttaaaggatgaaattgattttttttaaatgacattaaaaaaaaaaaccaaagtcaacCCATGTTAACTTTCAAAACTCGTGATCATGACCGTGATCATGAGGCCAGGAATTATCGCGCAAAAggcaaacctaaaaaataacgaagcaaaattctcaataaaaaaatattaatgcatgaaattagagaaaaaaatttaaaaaggaaacaacaaaaacccaagtcaactcgggttaacttgctAACCCTGTGATCATGGGCATAAGATTTGGATAAtattatagaaaagaaagaaagagagaaaaaaagcacGAAGACCAattccataaaaattaaatattaaaggatgaaattgaaaaaaaaaataattttataaaaggacctaaaaaagatcaaagtcaacccgtgttaattttcaaaacccgtatctaaataaaaagaaaattttgaaaagaaatgcaataaaaaaatatcccaaacaaaataaacattagtAAAAAGAATAGGGGgaaattcaacattaaaaaaattaaaatcaaatgatggagatgaaattgaaacaaaatttaattagtgaaaagattaaaaaaattaaaagaatgagggtcaaatttgatataaaaatcaaataaaacctaattattagagataaaattgaagaaaaaaatcaatcaaaagaagataaaaaaaaattaatagcaattaaaacaacaaggactaaattgaatatgaaatataaatgaTAGAACACTCTCATACTTTGACCAaccactttttctttttattaatattttatgtttataaaagaTCAAATGACTCATAattcaacttgattataacaaaaaatcaaaatgaaatgaCAAAACCCCCCTATAATGgaagctttatttttattgattcctATGGCattaagtaatttaattgtGCTTAATCAAAATGTCTAAAAAGCCCTTGGAcacaaattaatgtttttttttgcttataaagcTAATTTAGTCATTGTATTGTTAATAATAGAAGTTAAAAGCCAGGTTTGcgcctaattaatttttcaataaccaATGTGTACCtataaagaaactaaattaCCTCTCACTAGCTaggataatgattgttttttaacgGCCATTATTCATTGATATAGTATTTccttatatgattt is part of the Populus trichocarpa isolate Nisqually-1 chromosome 7, P.trichocarpa_v4.1, whole genome shotgun sequence genome and encodes:
- the LOC7457119 gene encoding pentatricopeptide repeat-containing protein At2g22070, encoding MEIPNPPYFSCHSESCAHLLQTSLKSRDPLKGKSIHAQMVKLGLTFSVYLMNNLMNLYAKTGFHLDAHDLFNEMPVKTTFSWNTILSGYAKQGKLEKAHQVFDLIPVRDSVSWTTIIVGYNQMGRFEDAIKIFVDMVKDKVLPTQFTLTNVLASCAATGSRGIGKKVHSFVVKLGLHACVPVANSLLNMYAKTGDLKMAKVVFDRMKLRNTSSWNAMISLHMNCGRVDLALAQFELLSERDIVSWNSMIAGCNQHGFDNEALQFFSSILKDTSLKPDRFSLASALSACANLEKLSFGKQIHGYIVRTMFDASGAVGNALISMYAKSGGVEIARRIIEQSGISDLDVIAFTALLNGYVKLGDITPARQIFNSLKDPDVVAWTAMIVGYVQNGLNNDAIEVFKTMVSEGPRPNSFTLAAMLSASSSVTSLNHGKQIHASAIRSGEALSPSVGNALTTMYAKAGSINGARKVFNLLRQNRDTVSWTSMIMALAQHGLGEEAIELFEQMLTLGIKPDHITYVGVLSACTHGGLVEQGRSYFDLMKNVHKIDPTLSHYACMVDLFGRAGLLQEAYKFVENMPMEPDVIAWGSLLSSCKVYKNVDLAKVAAERLLLIEPNNSGAYSALANVYSSCGKWDDAAKIRKLMKARGVKKEQGLSWVQIQNKTHVFGVEDGLHPQKDEIYKMMDKIWKEIKKMGFAPDTESVLHDLEVEVKDQILRYHSEKLAIAFGIISTPENTTLRIMKNLRVCNDCHNAIKFISKLVDREIIVRDATRFHHFKDGSCSCKDYW